DNA from Alnus glutinosa chromosome 2, dhAlnGlut1.1, whole genome shotgun sequence:
TGTTCTACTCTCAAAGAGGTAACTAACTTTCTtcttgacttaaaaaaaaaaaaaaactttcttcttctttctacaTATTGTGTGTTTGTGCTGTTTTTATACGTGAAATAACATAGTTTCATAGGGCCTTTCACAATTTATACATGAATTATGTAATTCTTTACGGTACAAAATTACGggttagttttaaaatttgcacTTATGGATGTATGTAGTGCTGTTATTAAATCTACTAGGACCAACGATactcaagaaaaaaatagagtGCTGAagtaaagattttttttcttagaaaaaaaaaaaaaatcttttacttttgttaagcactttttttttttttttggtcgttCTATAGATGTTGAATTTAACGTTAATTTAGTCTAGGGTATCTATTTAATCCAAAAGTATGTTGCATTAACGTatctttatgtttttatgtataaattttttgtgactgtaaattcatttttttcctttaatgtttgtttattgaaaaagttTCTTGAGACATCGATCTGAATTTCGGTTTGGGTTGAGATCTGATtttatctttgttttgtttgtgaaatattTGGTTGGGCgattatttatttgaatgttttgtcttttggtttttttttttttttttaattattcatttgttTGATTTGACAGATTTTTAGGCACTTTTTGTAAGTACAAgcaaaagaagtaaaaaatttattggattattatatttgaatgtttggtcttttttttttttttttaattattcatttgtGTGATTTGTCAGATTCTTAGgcatttttttgtaagtacaggcaaaagaaggaaaaaaattattggattaTTACGCAGCAAAGGAACATAAATactttcaaaacacaaaagagaTGTTGAgtgaaataatttattttattttgttttgtatatatatatatatcctgtttattttgctttgcattttttaaatgtttgaaattataatggttttatttatattgaaatttaataagtatcacatcaacaatatCAAAGAGTCCAACTAATTGTCTATTGATACCTTGATAATCAAAAACTAGGTTTTGTTCTTGctgttcatttaatttaaaactacACCCATGTAAACaatgatttaaacatgttttatgGGATTTTTTTAACCAATTGGTATGATTTACTCAGgtttttaggcattaaatattgagaaaaagattttggtttatttggtattcatttaaaaaaaaaaaaaaaaaaaaaaaaaaaaaaaaaaaaaaaaaaaacctcttaattttgctatgtatttttttctaaagtttaaaattatatgGTTTTTATATGTATTAGAAGATGAATCAATAGGAGGAAAGCCTATAATCGAGATCATTTACAATATACGTTTAcgtattttcattcttaattattcataaatttttattttgtttcttaaattaaatgtagcattctaatacaataattcaaaacttttttttaaactactttgcacattatttattactttttacacATAAGCACATGACGCAATTTCAATTAGTAAAAACCCGCGCATGACGCGGGTTATATGCTTGTTGTCATAGTTGATGGAACAAGCTATTCTCTTTAGTTCACGGTGCCCTCTGTTCAATGTCTGAGAAAGAGACCTAGGAGAACTAGTCAGAACAATGTGTTGTCGACTTGCTTCAATGGCCGTGAACAGAGCCATCATCTTAGCCTCAAACCCCTCACAGGACAACCCCACAACGTGACAGAAGATCTTTACTTTTGGAATCACCCAATCTGAGTAAATTGACTCAGGTAAAGTTGCTTCTTCAACTACAGCAAAGGGGTGGGTGTATTGACAAAGGCTCACCATCCATGATCCGTTCCTCATGATAAAGCACCATTTCGGAAGAAGAGAGCTCCTGGTCCCCGTAGCAACTAACCAAATATGTACAAACATCACATCGATAGGTTTGACCGCACTATCTAAAGCTCCTTTCCTATTCTACTACCATCCCTCACACTCTTTTCCAAAGGAGACAGAATGATCCCATGGTGTAAACCAGAGAAACATTGAGAAAGACAACCTTTCCCCATCTTTGTTGTCACGAGCCCACTCCAAAACCTTAATGACACCCACACAATCTGTCTTGTCGAAGCAAGGATTGTATCACTTGACGACCGAGTTAATTGAAGGAACACCTACTTCCATAGGCGCAACCACCCACAACCTAAACTTTGAAGTTCCGGCTCCAGGGCCACTTCCAGTAAGTTATGGGCAAGGGACGTCCTCTCCGACAATGGACAACATCAGTGGCTATGTGACAGAAGGAGACACCACAGACACGGGAATGCCTACAGGACTCCCAAACTCTACATCCCTTGAAAAGCCCAAACTCCCCTCCCAACCTCCATCATTCCGAGCGGCGTTTATCATGGGAGATGACATCGATGCTGCAAGAAGACCCGCTTGTTGTTCAACAGAGATATTACATATAATGCAGTATAGGAGACAAAATGAAGTCAAAGGGAATGAGTTAGAGACAAATAGAAAATGTACAGGAACTCAAgtaaagggggaaaaaaacCCTACCATAAGGAAGTCAGGAAAAATGACAACCATCACAACTGAAATTTGggaagaataaaaattaaaaaatctataATTGAAACTGCCTAGCAAGACAATCAATATTAAAGCATTTACGATCAAATCCCTTTCACTTTACAGGTGTGAGGTTATAGGTAAATCAATTGAGATATCAAAACTTGCCCATTACCTTACttaaaagtgaaaattttaaatgctatGGAGAAAATTAAACCAAGTGACTACATATGAACATTAAGGATGATCATCtgagaaaaacttaaaaaatgattttctgttAACTATATGATCAAAGTGAATACATATGAAGGTAGAATCTAATGCATTGCAGTCCCTTTATAGTGCAACCTTCCCAAATCAATGTTAGTTAAAGACAATCCAAACACAAAGGATGATCATCTGGAACACTTACATGATTGCATGAGCAGCAATCTGAAGCAATATCTTTTCCAATAGCTTTGAACTTCACACTTGACTTCTGCAATTGCTTAAAAGTTTTCTGCCAatcaatttgaaaatgtagttGACAAGATATGGCAACAACTAGATGGCTTACTTTCTGTTAACCCTGCATTTCAAACTCAAGTCACCTCAGATTCAAACTTTACTTTCATTCAATGGAGAAGCCAATAAAGCCTTCTGGCTCAAAATGCAATACCTTTAAAGAATAGATCTTCTTTAAGAAACCATTCCCATGGCTGGTGCTTCTTCGCCAGGgataaaactcattaatttttcaaaattatgctTCTCTTTCTATTATGCAGCACTTTATCGTTATCTAGTCCATATCAAACTCAAAGACACTGAaggtttgaaaaagaaattaggaaTTCCAACTTCTGAATGACCATGATGCTTTGAAGTAGCAATTGATTAGaacaaaaatctaaaataatcCTCATGCCATCAGTTTTATTTCAGTTACTCATTCACAGGGACATCCTCCGTATccgcagttttttttttttttataagaatttaaaaaaagtggTTGTTGGTAAGCAGGAGAACCCAGGCAGCACGCTGGGATGAATACGCAATTGATTCGTGGCCTGTAGTTGTGTACAACTTCATGTTTGGAGCAAGCTACTCACCCCGAAGTGGGCGGGGGCCCTTAAACCCCAAGGGTAGGGGGTGTGGATATAAGACCTCATGTTATGGTGAATTAACCTTGCATGTCACCCACAACCTATGCCCACTTCCATATTTTCAACCGCATTAATGTCCTACTTGGTTACGAGCTCGCGTTACTGAGCTCGACCCGTATCCGCAGTTTCAAGGCAATCATCATCCTCATCTGTAAAATCAGAGCCAGCATCAGAACCCACATGCATGTCCAAATCATCCTCCCCCTCCCCATCTTTCCCAACATTGTCCTCAACCGCAAAATTTCGAAAATCATTCTCCACAAACTTGCTTCTACTGTGCTCCATTTCATCTTCTCTATCTCTCCTATAATTAACCAATTCCCTGTCCAAATTTGCCTTCCTCGGGCTCAACAGGACCAAATCGGCCAGCTTCCTACGTGCTAAATACAAATCATTCGGCTCTATCAACTCACCCCTCTTATACGCCTCCCTAAGAAAAACCGTATGCAGCTTCCCATGGTTCCCCCTtgttgaaatataaaatatcccCTGATGCTGAAGAAGGAACTCCTTCAACCTCTTCGGCAGATTCATTGCCAACCTGAAATGTGCAATCCTCTCCAACGTAATCTTCTTCTCCACCGTCAATGACAACAATTCATGAATTGTTGCCACGGCCCTCTTCTCCATTCGTTTCTGCGCCTCCAATGACCTCAAATCATACCCTGACACGTCCTCATAAGGCGACCAATACGGAACCCTTTGCCATTTCCACACCGCAATCCTATAATACTTGCCAATCTTAAACCCAGGTGGGAAATTCACAATAAACGAAAACCTGATATCCTCGGCATCAATCCCTTTCTCCCTATACTCTCTCTCCCTAGCTTTCTCTATCGCGCACACCGCTAAACTCTCATCCCTCTCAACAATCTCAATGTACTTATTCCTAGTCTCTCTAGCATCGAACAATCTAAAGTATTGAGGGTGATTGAGAATTACCGAGTACTCGAAATCGTCAGGCAAGCCGAACGCTTTCCTGGCAATGCGCACGTGTTCGAGGCGTAGCCGACCCGTATTGGACATCATCACAAGCTTCCGGAGGCGGGTCACGGCGTCGGGGATTTGAGCGTGGAGAGCCTGCTTTTCTTGCTCAATTTGCAAGAGGGCCTTCCGGGTCAATCGAATGTAGAGGATTCTCTGAACCGGGTGCTCGTAAATGTCGAAAACGTGAGGGAATTTGAGGACAAAAGCGCCGGACTCGTGTTGTTTGAAGCCAAGGCGGCGAGCGAGGAGGTCGAGGCGAGAGATGGGGAGGGTTTGGTTGGGCAGGGAGAGGATGAGTTCCTGGAACTTAAGGACCTTGCGGGTCTTCTTCTCGATCTCCATGTAGTTGTCGTAGCCATGGTCACGTACGCGCTCGAGCTTTTTGGGTATGGAGGTGGACTGGGACATGGGCCTGGTGGGAGGCAGGTTTGAGAGGAGGGATGGTAGTAGGGGTTTGAGGGTTGGGGTTTTGTGTTTGAAGAGATTGATGAGGAGGAACATGTTTTGGGGTTCAGGGTTtcttaggtttagggtttataggaATTGGAGAGGAGGAAAGCATTTTCCTTTAGGTTCTGGGTTTTGAGGGTTTAAGGTTATGGCTAATTTGCAGAGAGGTTTGAGAAAGAAGATACTCGTAGCAGGAAGAGGTAACGATTTATAGTTAATGCTGGGCTGGGCTGGGCTGGGCTGGGCTTAATCAACCCATCAAGGAAAGAGGTTAATAGGTTTGTAGGCCCACAAATGGTCCACAGGACCAGAGGGGAATTCATGTACAGCAAATTTTTCGTTGATGTGAATTTTGAACTAaggttttattttgaaaatagaaaaaaggtaaggtattttatttttgatagaTGAGCAATGAAATCAATGTCTACATGGAATCTGGTCGTGTTTTCAAGGGAAAAATTTACtgaagataattttttaatgatttttttgtcCTAAGCTGAAAAATAAGTACTTAAAAAACTAGTTTGATGTTatctgaaaataataattttaaaaaatttactgaaggtaagtttttgttttgatcttTTTTAACACTCTTATTGATGTCAAGGCATATGGACCTTAGACATCGTGACCtctcttcttatttctttttttttctttttctttttctttttcttgttcttctttttttatttcttgtgaGAGGATCCGAACCTACGTGTGTGTATATAATCTCTCTATGTATGTGGTCACGTgtgtttaaataaaataaaaacaaacaagtcCTAAACTTAATTTCACATTAAGTCATAAGTCATAACTGTATAGAAAAATTACATGTCTATACAATCATCTTCAAGGAGAATTTTCCTTTCGAAACAAAAGTTTTTCTAGTTTGCTATAGACACGTACAAAAAGAACTCAAAAATGAACTTGGCATCCCCTTCGAATTATGTTCAACGACGGTCtttcatgaaataaaatttatctATTATCATCTTTGTAgtgaaatttttattaatttctttataatataaactacaaaatgatcTAGGATCCGGATCCTCTCCTGACCATTAGaattggagaggagccggttgATGGCTTAGATCTCTTTAAAAAGATCCAAGACCAAAAAATAAGCCATGTGTTTtcaagttaaaagaaaaaaaaaaaaaaaaaaaaaaaaaaaaaaaggggtggcaaTTTAGCTTGTGAAACAAGCCAACTGaatgctaaaaaaaagaaaaaagaaaatacaaagaagaagagaaaagagaaagacaaAATATTTGGTCTCCATTCACCGTGTTCTTCAATTTCGTTTCGTAACTCAGTTCCTCTTCCTACAGTTATCAACTCCGTTATATTTCATCGAGCTCGCAGGATCAAGGTATGGTTATTATATCATGTTTCATATTTTGAGGCTTGGTTTTTCTAGTTCTAATATTTCGAAAGcaacaataaaaaattgcatttttttttttgtatttagcTTGCTTGCAGTAAAACTCCAGTTGTTATTATGCAATAGTGTGACCAACCCAATATATGtgctaaaaaaagaaataaaaaaaaaaataggcaagCTAAAATCTTGGAGGAAGATACAATAAGCTGAATTGTAAATAGGGACCcacttaagtttttttttaaaggttttttaGTCATGAAGTTTGAGATGTTTGTCTTATTCGCGTAagatttgaaggaaaaaaaaaaaaagtttggctTTTAGTGGGGTGTAGCACATCATTGGTTGAAATTTGAAACCTTTAAATTGCTTTTGATGTAGGATATTGTTTGAATAAATATCagtgaatattattatttaagaacAATTTGAATTAATGTGTATGGTTGGTAATGTAATTTATTTTAGGGATAACAATATATGGATGTCTCAATGGAAGATTTTGTGTCCCTAAATATGCCTATGAAACTTACACCATCAAAAGGCATGCAGCTTGACTCGAATGAGAttgcatataatttttataatgagTATGTGAGAATGACAAGTTTTAGTATCAGAAAAGAGTATGTGAACAAATGTAAACTGATCAGAATTATTACTTCAAGGAGATTCGTGTGCAAGAAGGAGGGAATTCGGGGCATAAACAAGCGAGATAGTAAAACAAGGAAACCTTGAGTAGAAACAAGATGGGGTTTAGTTATTGTATATAATCGAAGGCAAATACATAGTGACTAACTTCATTGCTGAGCATAATCATATATAACCTCCTTCTCTCAACAACTGTGCACATGATGCCATTAAAACGAAAAATGTCTATAACTCAAGCTTCTGAGATTGATTTGGCATATGAATCAGGTTTAAGACTAAAGGGTTCTTATCAGCTTTTGAGTAATTAAGCAAGTTGGTGAAGGTGATAACCTTAGTTTTACCAAACAAGATCATAAGAACTATCTACGCAATAAGTGACAAAGAGCCTTGAAGTTTGGAAAAGCTGCTAGTTTAGAAAGATATTTCAGGGGTCAACTTAAAGAAaatcattcatattattatgctTTTCAAATGGATGTTGAAGAGTTGATTACTAATATCTTCTAGGCTGATGCAAGAATGATCATTGATTATGGCCACTTTGGTGATGCAATAACGTTTGATCCAACGTATAGCACAAATAAAGATGCAAGGCTACTTGGTGTATTTTTGGGACTCAATCACCATAGAGAGAATGTTGTATTTGGAGCTATTCTATTATTTGATGAAACAATAGAGCCTTTTGTATGGTTATTTGAGACCTTCCTAGAAATAATGTCCGGAAAGAAACCAATTACTATTTTCACTTATCAAAATGCATCATTGTTAGCTGCTATTAAGGAAGTGATGCCTAAAACGTATCATGCGTTGTGTAGCTGGCATATGTGGCTGAATGCTAATTGGCACTTAGGCTATTTACTTAAAGGTGGGTCCCGATTTAATAAAGACTTCTTAGCATGTGTCTATGAATATAATGatgaaaataactttttatCTGCTTGGAATATCATGTTGGAAAAATACGATGCTCGTGAAAATAAATGGCTAGTAGAtatatttaaattgaaagaaaaatgggCCCAAGCATATATAAAGAGGACATTCATGGCAAAAATAAGGAGTAGACAACTAAATGAGAGATTTAATTATGACTTGAAGAATTGCTTGCGTATTGATCTCAATATACTAGAATTTTTCACTTATATTGAAAGAGTTGTCAAACAAAAATGTGATAAGGAGTTAGAAGCAAAATACAACTCTAGACAAAAATTACCAAGATTGAATCTCAAGAGCTCACCTATTCTGAATCAAGTAACAAAATTGTACATGCCTATGGTATTTGAGTTATTTCAAAATGAAGTTGAAGAGGTACCGCCACTCTCCATTATCAACCACAATGCAAGTCAAGCAACACATACATATGTTGTTAGAGTTTTCAATGGACATGGAAAATACAAAATCATGTGGAATCCATTAGATCAAACTTTGTCTTGAAGTTGTAGAAAGTTTGAGACATTGGTATTTTGTGTCGACATgctctaaaaattcttgatgtaTTGGATATCAAGTTGATTCCTGACAGATATATTACAAAGAGATGGAGAAGAGACGCAAAAGATGAGAATGCAAAACATTTCACAAAGAATAGCATTGAGTCAGATATTCGATTGGAATGTGCAGATAGGTATCAAGCATTGTGTCCTAAATATATTCAATTGGTGAATGAGGCATCTGAACTGAAGAAGGCTTTAATATTCTAAACGCGATTGTTAtagatttgaagaaaagacTTTTTGATGCAAAGAATTGCCATGCTAATGCAAAAGAAGATAATATTAGGCTTTCGGCTAATATTGTGGACAAAGAAGATTAATCATGTGTTTCAGTCACGGTAAGACCaaaaggaataaagaaaaaaaatagacttATCATAATAAGAAACGTCAACCAAAATCATGGATGGAAAATGTGAGGAAACCAAAAGAAGGCACATCAAAGaatcaaacaaaagaaataaaagtgtCAAAGGTAATCTACTAAATTATCATTATTGACTTCCCATGTTCAACTTTATTATCTTACTAAACGCATATGATTTTTACAGGGTATAGAAGCACATGACTGTATGACACAAAAAAGTAACGATGATATCACATATACTCATATTTCAAACTTTACCCAAATATCTAAGGtaatatattcataaacatatttttaattacaaaGTTGCATAATTGACTTATTTAGTTGATCTACAGCTGagtttatcataaattcaattatgccttgttttctttgtgatttttttttaattattttctttcttgataCTTGCATCTCGGAGTTTCTTTAATCCAAACTTTATACAAGAGGAAACAACTAAAtaagttcaaaaaaataaaagtatattaTTTTCTGACTGAGAACAATGCAACTAAAAATAAACCtgaattattaatattatattctgAATTTGTGTTTTAAATTCTTCTAGGATCTCAGGGGTCTCATGAATTAAGGAACATGGTGAAAGGTCTAGAAGCTTGGTGGTTATATGttgttgattttatttgatgatGGTTGATATTGTATCAATTTGTTATGTTAAGATGGTTTATACCttaagaatttttggatatacgTGTATGTGGTTGGGGTAAATGTTTTGGATAAGTGCAACTTTCAATTTGTTACACTGTGATTTGTTGGTTTCCTCACTTGAATTTTTTTGGTGAGTGTTTTGCACAATGACAATTAGGAAATGTCTTATAAGCTGTGTCAAAATTTTTCATTGACACGTGATCGGTGGTGGCATTGAGTGAAGTTCAGATACAGAGCATAAGAAGCCCAATACTATGAGAGTTTGTTAAGTCTTGAAACAGAGACATTTTGCTAGAAACCCACTAAATGCTCTTCTTGAAATGTAACCTATAAAACTCGCATTGAAAACAACCAAACCCCGACATATTTCATCACAATTTGCCACTATGTTCATTCATACATAGAAAAGATTATAGCTTTAGAGTTTGCTTGCCAATTGAACTCTCTGTTTGTTGGGTGTATTTTGGTACTCAAAATACTGGCCACCCGATCCAACCAAATCATTGGATCTTCCTTTGAAATTTTAGGGAATCAAATTTGATTTGTCGATTAGGGTTGTGTTGGGCGTGTACCTCGTAGTAGTTCACAGAGAATCGGGAAAGAACTTTTGACAGGGTTTCCATCAAAGATGGTCATTGGTCTGCCAAGTTTAGTTCATCCCGTTCTACCGAGTCTCTAACTCCTTAAGAAgcaaaaatctctctctctctctctctggctctcATGGCGACTACAGTGAAAATGGTCGATAAGATCCACCAAATCGTGCTGCTCAAGCAAGTCGTGCAGCGGTGGAAACACATGAGCCTCCAGTTTCAGACCGACCTGTCCTGAACCTCGTCGGGTTATCTCGCGATGTATGTTGGCCAGGAAGACAAGTATTTCATGATCCCCACCCGGTTCCTGAACCTCTCGGTGTTTGTAGGTTTGCTGGAGAAAGCCGAGGAAGTGTTTGAGTTTCAAGGAAATGGCGGTGCGGTTCTACCCTGCGAAGCTGGGTTTTTCACATAAGTTTTGAAGATTTTGGAGAGAGATGAGGGTTTGCTGGTGGCGGAGGCTGAATTTGGGGGGAGGGAGGAGGGTTTCAGTGGGAGAgggaaaaatggaagaaatggGTGACAGGAATCTAGGGTGACAGGCGTTGGATGGGTTTAACttcgatttttctttttccttttctttttctttagaacACGTGGCTTATTTTTTTGCCTTAGATCTCTTTAAAGGGATCCAAGCCGTCAACCAGCTCCTCTCCAGTTAATTAGAAACTCATCTTCCATTCTAGTACATAGTAAAGTTTTTACAAGTTTTATAGCAGTAAAAGTTCGTTCAGTAGTAGTAGTAAAAACAATTAGAGTCAACACTAGATGAATCAACATGTCGATCAAATTATAAATCTTTAACTTTCCCAAAATTCTTAATCCTCTGTATAACTCAAATAAAATGgatatattttgaaaatctaAATGTTTTGGCACATCAAGCTCATAATACTacaattgaaatttcaaatagattttttttttgctcaatGAAATTTTGCGGATAAAACTTCACATCTAAATTGTATATATCATCAATCTtaaataatttgtatatattAAGGCTTAAAACGACGCTAAGAATAAAAAGTCAACTGAATGCTCACTAAATATATTATTTAGTTCTTGCAATTTAGAAGTATATTGCAGTTAGGGCTGTAAATGAACTAAGTCGAGCCGAGTTCAAGCTTTTTTGGACCTGCtcgaattttttttagtgtgtttaAACTCGGCTCGAGAGCTcaaaattttttagaatttctgTTCGAGGCTTGGCTCATTAAGGGTTTTTAAGGTTCAAACTCGTTACCTATTTCTAAAATGAACGAGCTCGAGCCAAGCCCAAGCTCGAGCttagttttttcctttgtttttgaaATCCCAAACAGAGAGCAATATTGCaatagagagaaaataataataataataataacaaggaAACACAAAATCGTCTGTgaaatgaccaaaaaaaaaaaatgaagtgtttttaacaaaaaattattaaattaaaaacaaaaatatcaaatctaCAACAACGaacattaataagaaaatattgcccttgtaaaagaaaaaaatggaatagGGTGTGAAACATTTATAGAGATCGGCCATTGGAGACAAGAGGGCTTTAACCAGCTCCGGCCTCTTCTTTCTTGATCTCTGCTGAAAACCCATACCCAAAaacccatcttcttcttcttcttctaatttttgtgtctctctctctcacggatcaactctctctcactcaatcTGGTGTGTGTGCGACAAAAGAACGGAGAGggagataagaagaagaaagaaagaaaatagaaaaagaaaagagagagaaaaggaaaggtgGAGAGGCGTGAGGTTAAGGGGAGAAAATATCTACCCAAAACAATCCACAACCACACACGTGGCTGTGAATAAGACCAAGCCTTggtcttattttattattagccTCAATcctttttaaattgtaattttgccCCATCTTATTTTATATCACTACAACTTAAtccttaaaattaattatttaccatACTAATGCTATTAAATTTACTACTTAAATCTAACTCTACTTAttaattatatgtgtgtgtgtgtgtgtgtgtgtgtgtgtgtgtgtgtgtgtgtgaacgaGCCCATCGAGCCGAGTCAAATTTCTACGAGCTTTGTTCACGATCATACcccgagccgagccgagtttTGGCATGTTCAGCTCGTTTATTAAAtgagtttaaaaaaatgtttaagctctgttcatttaataaataaaccgATCCCGAACCGAGTTTAAGTATACTCACGAGTAGCTCTGCTCGCTTACATCCCTAATTGTAGTAATAAATACATCAATTCTAAAATGATGCTCTGCTGTTATCGAAGATTCTTCATTTTGGTGACATGATCTACCTCAAGCTCTACTGTAACAAGCACTCAAATGAGGAACAtcaatttcatatttttcataaaatgatTTAATAGTATCAAGAAGAGGCTCTCCCTCTTAATTTCTCAAATTCTTAAAAGGTAATTTTGTAGTTGATATTGCGTTCATGGCATTTAAAATcccttgagaatttttttgcaAAGCTTGGCAAAAAGAATTAGTGAATCCCATAATCTATTTCATTAATgcagatttaaaaaaaaaaaatgttaataccATATAAGTTGCTTCAGCATCACAACACTTAGAATAGTTAACTTCCTATTTTGAGATAGTGTCTAGAACTGAGTAATTTCACTAAACGTTCTTTTAAAGttacaaacaaattgaaaatgagAAGACTATTGAGCATCTCCACCCGGTTGCAAAGTATCAATTTGTTTTATCCCTCTTCTAGTCTCAATTTCATTAGAACCAATCATACTTTCAATCTCAACAATTTAAGTTGATTGCAATTCATCATTATTTTTCGAAGAACcaacaacaatattaacaatagAGGTCAAATGGATAAAGAACTGATGAACAAATTTTGAGATAGGCTAACTTTCTATAGTCAGTTTATAGTACATTTTGATGTGCCGTATGTGGCACTTTTTGAGAACAATTCATAGATATGTATATTGAGTATGTAATAAATGTGTTAATGTTTAAAGTTATATAAAAGATCCGATGTGTTTATTGAGATGAGTTTGTAgagtcaaaagaaaagaaaaaaattattcatgatTATTTTCCGCTATGATATCTCTCATTTTATATCACATAGTAGCGTCATATAAAAAATCAAGATATTTTTCACTTATGACTTGT
Protein-coding regions in this window:
- the LOC133861829 gene encoding protein ROOT PRIMORDIUM DEFECTIVE 1, producing the protein MFLLINLFKHKTPTLKPLLPSLLSNLPPTRPMSQSTSIPKKLERVRDHGYDNYMEIEKKTRKVLKFQELILSLPNQTLPISRLDLLARRLGFKQHESGAFVLKFPHVFDIYEHPVQRILYIRLTRKALLQIEQEKQALHAQIPDAVTRLRKLVMMSNTGRLRLEHVRIARKAFGLPDDFEYSVILNHPQYFRLFDARETRNKYIEIVERDESLAVCAIEKAREREYREKGIDAEDIRFSFIVNFPPGFKIGKYYRIAVWKWQRVPYWSPYEDVSGYDLRSLEAQKRMEKRAVATIHELLSLTVEKKITLERIAHFRLAMNLPKRLKEFLLQHQGIFYISTRGNHGKLHTVFLREAYKRGELIEPNDLYLARRKLADLVLLSPRKANLDRELVNYRRDREDEMEHSRSKFVENDFRNFAVEDNVGKDGEGEDDLDMHVGSDAGSDFTDEDDDCLETADTGRAQ